ACTATGGTGGTAACCAGTTCATTGACCAGGGTGAGAGTTTGTGTCAGAAACGAGCTCTTGAAGCGTTTGGTTTGTCCAGTGACAAATGGGGAGTCAATGTCCAAGCCCTATCAGGAGCACCTGCTAATTTATACGCGTACTCAGCTATTGCAGAGGTTGGCGATAGAATCATGGGTCTTGATTTGCCTCATGGAGGCCATCTCAGTCATGGATACCAGACTCCTACCAAGAAGATCTCGATGATTTCCAAGTACTTCCAGACCATGCCCTACCGTTTAGACGAATCTACTGGTCTTATTGACTACGACACCTTGGCCAAGACTGCTCAATTGTTCCGTCCCAAGATTATTGTTGCTGGAGCATCTGCTTACTCGAGAAACATCGACTATAAACGATTCAGAGAGATTGCTGATTCGGTCGGTGCTTATCTTCTTGCCGATATGGCCCATACTTCGGGTctggttgctgctggtgttgcaGTTTCTCCTTTCGAGTATGCCGATATTGTCACCACCACATCGCACAAATCGCTCCGTGGCCCTCGTGGTGCTATTATCTTCTTCCGTAAGGGAGTCAGAAGCACTGATAAGAAGGGTAAAGAGACTCTTTACGATTTAGAGAGTAAAATCAACTTCTCGGTGTTCCCTGGTCATCAAGGAGGTCCTCATAACCATACCATCACTGCCCTTGCTGTTGCACTTGGCCAAGCAGTGACTCCCGAGTTTAAAAAGTACCAAGAGAACGTTGTTGAGAACGCCAAAGTGTTTGCATCCGCTCTGCAGAAACTGAATTACAAGCTTGTTTCTGACGGTACTGATAACCACTTGATCCTGGTGGACCTGAAACCCAACAAGATCGATGGTGCTCGTGTCGAGACGATTCTCGAGCTCGTCAACATCGCTGCCAACAAAAACACCGTTCCCGGAGACAAATCCGCCCTCGTGCCTGGCGGTATCCGTGTCGGCACACCTGCCATGACCACCAGAGGTTTCACGACCGCCGACTTCGAAAAGGTAGCTAGCTACATCGACCGGGCCGTCAAAATTGCTGTGTCCATCAAAGAAGACGCTGCCTCCAAAGGCCTCAAGCAAAAGGTGGCCGAGTTCCGCGCCGCTGCCGAGACCCTGCCCGAGGTCGAGCAGCTCAAAAACGAGGTTACCGAATGGGCCCTTACCTTCCCCGTCCCTGGCGACCTGTAAATACCTGTCCGTAGCTGAATAAACCGTGTCGCATCcgcgtgcctccggcggctggggctccgccccagaccctggttgctcctgcttcgcaggagttgtCTGGGGATGGCCGacgaccgactcgagcgcagcgagaggagcagccagggtctgggggggagccccagccaccggaggctGACCCcccagaaataaaaaaatggACGAATCCGGAATTGAACCGGAGACCTCTCGCATGCTAAGCGAGCGCCATAACCAACTAGACTATACGCCCAATTTCTGACAGTGTCAGACATAGCTTCCTTTTACATGTCAactcttatcttatcagtcaATAGCAGGTAACCTAACCCTGGGATCcgagatatataaatactcGTAGTTTCCCTTAGAAGTTGGAAGACTAAGCTTGGTTATCATTAAGTCTTCTTATACTAACTTCTAAGGTGAGTTTTCAATTATAATACATTAAGTCTTCTTATACTAACTTCTAAGACGGGTAAGGCCTCAACCCGGATACAACATATCCTTCGACCTTACAGAATAACCAAGCTTACCAAGTGACGAGAAAACACTTGGATTGATCGAAATtactgaaatttttttttcgcGAACTCGATCACCACTCCTAGTCCCTCCCTCTTCTCCCAGCCAATATGATCCCATTCTGGCGGACGCACGAATCTGGCCAATCAGGAGACGCCAAGCATCCCAAAGGACGTTCCACCGCGATGGTTAGCAGGGCCCAGACTTATCCAGGGGATTCCGATTCCGATGATGATCTGGACACCTTTCATGATACCTTTTCTGATCGCCTACAGCTGGACGATAAGTCAGATATCCTGCAGGAGAACACTGATTTTCCTGCTACGCGCCGCAAGCGGGCACCCCCTGCGTTGGATCCGCAGCAGCTTGAAACCTTAAATAAGCTCATCCCAACACTCAAGGTCAAGGAGGAGATCCGAGGATGGAAGTCGTTTGCCCAACACCAGGTACGACTTCTCCCTACTCAAAACCATCAGGTGATGAATCTGTTGGTTTCAAAGACCCGTGGTGAGATTTTAGCTAGTCTTTCCCCATTTTCATCTATTAAGACGCCTTCGGCCGAAACATGGAAACAATTCTGGGACCTTCTTGAGCGCTTAGCGCTAACTCACAGTCCATCTTACAAGGATTGGATTCAGAACTCCCGTGGTCCGCGCAATCTCGCTGAAGCACCTCAATACTTGAACAAATTTCAGGTTGCCGCTATGGATGCTAAGTTAGATGAAGAGTTCACTCGCACCATCCTTCTTTCCAAACTCGTTGAAATTCCAGAATTATATACGGCTATGCTAGATAAAATCGACGACCTTTCAATCCCCTTCGCggatattattgattcaCTTGCACGGAGAGCTCATCGGCTCCAAAGCCTGACAGCCTCCCGTTCTACGTCCACCAGAGTTACTTGCAGATTTTGCAAGCGGAAGGGCCATACTTATGACAATTGTCGCACACGCCTTTCCCGAGCATCTGCCACGGACACGCCCAGTAAGGCTATCCAAGGAAACAAATACTCACGGACAAACAACGCGAACTCAGTGCGTCGTCTCACCGAAACACCGTACGTCGACCAGTCCgtttcttttgaatcaGACTCGGAGTCGACAAACTCCGTGGACTAAAGCCCAGGCCGCCTTTAGTCCAAATCCAGGCCTCTACTATAAACAACCTTTTTCGACACACCTTATCCTTTTCCTTCGCAAACAAAACCTTTCAACTGCCTGTACTCTTAGATACCGGTGCACAGATATCATGTATTCCATTATCATTTATTCCTGACATACCATTAACCTCCACTAGCGAAGAAATTGTATTTGGTGATCGCATCGTAAAGGCTATAGGCAGGGTCAGTGGTCACTTTTCTTTTCGTAATCAGACTTTTCCAATAAATCTACTAGTTATCGACATGAATTCACAACCCGAAGTAATTTTTGGTTGTGACTGGATCTTCCGTACTAATTTTGTACTCAACTCCAGCCATGCAGGTCGCCAAATCGAAATTGTCTCCACTTCTAAGCCCACGACCCCATTGCCTCACATCAAACGCATCGCGCCTTCTCTTCCACCAATCTATCAACAGTACGCGTCGTTATTCACAACCACAGTGAACACAGTACCCGAGCTTCGGGAATCTCATAATCACTCCATCCCTTTCAAGGACAATCCTACCTATCATAAGAGCAAAAGTTATCCTCTTTCCGCACAGGAACGCACAATCCTCAAGGAGTATATTCAAACAAACCTTAAAAAGGGCTTTATTCGGGAATCACGTTCCCCTCTGGCGTCGTCCATTTTCTTcgtcaaaaagaaacatACCAAAGAAAAACGTCCCATAATCGACTATCGTCGAGTTAACAATAACACTAAACCGTGTCCTTCACCAATTCCGCTTATAAAGACACTGTTGCATCAAGTCAGCAAAGCCAAGATATTCACTCGTCTAGATCTGAAGGATGCCTACAATCAAATCCGCATCACACCCGGTGATGAATGGAAAACATCCTTTGTCTGCGAATATGGACAATTTGAATATACGGTTATGCCGTTCGGACTATCTGGTGCTCCTGCGACCTTCCAGGCATTTATTCGCCACGTCCTTGGTGAATTGTGGGACAAATTCGCGGTTGCCTATTTAGATGACATCCTCATCTACTCAGAAGATCCAGCAGAACATCCTGGCCATGTCATGGCCGTTCTGGACAAGATCAAAAAGTACCATCTAGCCCTGAAACTTTCCAAATGCGAATTTTCCGTTACAGAAACGGACTTTTTGGGTCACCATCTCATGGTCGGCCAAATTGGTATGCAGAAGGAGAAAATTCAATCACTCAACGAATGGAAATCCCCTTCTACCCAGCGCGGCGTCCGCAAATTACTGGGTTTTGCCAATTTCTACCATGAATTTATTGACCACTATGCCGATATTATCGCTCCACTCCTTCCATTACAGGAGAAGTCCACTAAACGTTTCCAGTGGACACCAACTCATGAACAGGCGTTTCAAAGCCTTAAACGCGCTTTTATTTCCgaacctcttcttcaaatgtTCGACGAGACGCGCGAGACACGTATCCATACCGATGCATCAGGAGTGGCTATCGCTGCCGTCCTTCAACAATTCAATCCAGTTGACAAACGTTGGCATCCGGTAGCCTACTACAGCCGCAAACTTCGCGGCCCAGAAATCAATTGGGACACTCACGATCGCGAACTCTTAGCAATCGTTGTGGCTACTGGTAAATGGAAACATTTTATCCTTAGCCGCACCGAGCCTACAACAGTTCATACCGACCACAAGAATCTAACTTACTTCACCACGAAAAGGGCGCTTTCACCTCGTCAAGCTCGATGGGCCTCCCTTTTGGGTGAACTTCCCATCCAAATTGCTTATATTCAGGGACATCTAAATGTCGCGGCGGATATTCTTTCGCGTCCCGATGATGTCAGAAAACCTCCGCGCGAGGTCGCACCACCCGTTCCCGTTCACCATATTCTTCCTGCGGTCCGTCCCCAAACAGTGTCCACCTACACTATGGACCCTACTTGGCAAACTAAAGTACATGATGCTTTAGCCAATGACAAAAACTGGAGTCCCTTACTGACTCATTTCGAGAATCCGTCACATCCCTTTCCTTCTCAATTCATTGATCGACGCTCCCGTTTAACCTTTGCAAATGGTATTATTTGGTTCGACAAGAAGATCGTTGTGGGCAACTCCAATGAACTTCACCTCGCAATTTTACAACAATACCACGATGCTAGTGGACACCCCGGTCACGCTCGAACCCAAAAAGCCATACTAGAGCGCTACTACTGGAAGGGAATTCATGATTTCATTCAACGGTACATCAATTCTTGCGTTGCTTGCCAGAAGAATAAGACTCCTCGTCATAAACCATATGGCGAATTGAAGCCTTTACCAATTCCGGAAGCGCCTTTTACCGATCTCACCATCGATTTCATGACTGACTTACCGAAATCTCAAGGGTACGACGCCATCTGCGCAGTCGTCGACCGATACTCCAAGTTCACACTACTTTTTCCCACGAACAAAACCATTACGGCCCGAGGACTCGCCGATCTAGTGGTTGATCGCGTCCTAAATGTCTTCGGGGCTCCCAAACGCATCCTTTCGGACAGGGGTCCCCAATTTATCTCAGCCTTTTGGAAACAGGCAATGGCCAGTTTTGGCACCAAAGTCAAATTAACCACTCCGTACCATCCGCAAACCGATGGCCAAACCGAACGTATTAATCAAGAGATTAGCCAATGGCTCCGTTTCTACATTAATTCTCACCATAACAACTGGTCCAAACTACTCAGTCGTATTGCGTTCGATTACAATAACAAAGTCAATAAAACTACAGGATTCACTCCTTCTCAAGTAGttttcaacttcaagaCCATTTCAGATCTCAACTATAGCGCAGCTGACAATTACGAGGATCTCAGCAAGAAACTTTTCGAATATGAAGAAATCCGTAACTCGCTCAGCCAAAATTATGCCCGTAGCCAGAAATCTTACAAGAAGTTTTATGACCGCCACCGCGTCGCCTTCGAATTCAATCCAGGCGACTCTGTTCTCCTATCAACGAAACACCTCAACCTGCCAACTATTAAACGTAAATTTTCTCGTCGCTGGATTGGACCCTTTCTTGTCCATACAAAGGTCAATGAAAATGCGTATCGTCTCAATTTTCCTAGTGGATGGCGTGCATCCCAAGTCTGGAATATTACCGAACTTCGCCCCTTTCAACCTGATCTTTGCAATCGTAAACAACCGTTACCGACTACTTCAGAAGACATCGATTTCTACTCGAACAATCCTCTCGGTATCACCGAGATTTTACAGGTCAACGGTGACGATCCTTCGAATTTTCAATATTTAGTGGAGGTCATTGAGGACGGTTTTCCACAACATCGTTGGGTACCTTATTCTAAACTTTCCAATTACCACGAtttacttcttcttttctacGAGTTCCATCCCAAGGAACCTAAGCCTGCCGAACTTGACAGTCTATATCAGGCCGAATAACTTCGGCCTTGAGGGGGGGTAATGTCAGACATAGCTTCCTTTTACATGTCAactcttatcttatcagtcaATAGCAGGTAACCTAACCCTGGGATCcgagatatataaatactcGTAGTTTCCCTTAGAAGTTGGAAGACTAAGCTTGGTTATCATTAAGTCTTCTTATACTAACTTCTAAGGTGAGTTTTCAATTATAATACATTAAGTCTTCTTATACTAACTTCTAAGACGGGTAAGGCCTCAACCCGGATACAACATATCCTTCGACCTTACAGACAGTGAAAGGCGCGGTGTGTTCATAGCTCTGTGAGGGTAGTTCCCCGATTGTAGCATATTTGGGGAGATATCGTGTTATGGCGAAGAGCTGGGCCCAGGGAAGTGCCGTTTATGACGGCTGTAAAGGGTGTTTCTGGGGGTAGGAATGGTTATTATAACAGTAATTAGTGTTGTTAAAACGGTTACGAGAGTCTGGTGGCGAAGAAGGGCCGTGGCTCGGGTGAGAGGGACGGTCCGGATGGTTGTGCGGCGTGTGCGGCGTTGATATACAGATTTTTCAGTGCTGCAGCATGCAAGAGGATATTCGTCGGTGAAGAGTGAAGTAGTTTGGACCCCTGGAGGATCTGATCTTGTTTGTTAAAACAATTGCATTGGGAACCAGAAATGGATACCGGATCTAAGAAAACTGAGACAGGTGCTGGCTCGACAGCTGGTGCCAGTAAACCACCTAGGTCGAAGGGATACACCAACCCTGCTCTTCAAGCTATGGGCATTCCAAGACTCAGGCTGCCATCCAGGAATTGGAGTATCTTTTGGGCCTTGACCCTGACTGTCACAGGTGTGTATGCTCATGACagatatcaaagaaaacagaTTCGTCAAAAGTGGAAAGATCGTGTGTCACATTTGGCAGCTCAGCCTATGAATCCTCTTGAACTGCCTCGTAAGGTGACCGTTTATATTGCCCCTCCTCCAGCAGACTATCTTGACTTGGGATTTGCTCATTTCCGTCAATATATTAAACCTATTcttgtggctgctgctattgactATGAGGTCAGATCCGAGAGCCGTCAAGGTGAAATTAGAGCCCTAGTTGCTGAGGAGATCCGTAATCAACGTCGTTCTGATGCTGGTTTGCCCACTACTGGTGAACAGAATGATGATCTGGATGACATGATTGCTAGCAAAGTCTATAGAGATAACACTGGCGGTGTTATTTGTGTGGGAAGAGGCGCTTATAAGGAGTATATGAATGGTTTGCACGAAGGATGGTTGGGTCCTCTTGAAGCTCCTGTAGAGGAGGTCTCTGAAGCTAGTACCAATGACCAGCTTCCATTGTCAGATTCTGCAGTTAACTCAGCAGAGctttcttctggttcagaTGCTAATGCTAATAGCACTACAGAAGTAACTTCTGCTGAAGCTGCTACTCCAGTTGAGGGCTTGGCCGTTAGCAGTAGAGCAGCCAGTGAAACGGTTTCGTCGCCTTCTAAGGGTGAAGTTCAAACTCTTGATCAAGCGAAAGAATCGCTGGAATCAGTTGAGGAGTTCCCAGATAGAGAAAGAGATCTTCAGGATATCTACGGACAATTGCCAGAAAAGAAGGATGGCGAGGAAGCAGCTGGATCAGGAGACGCAGAAGGAAgcgaaaagaaagaagagaaaaagaaagtaCCCAAGCCATATATCAAGATTCCCGAGTATGAGGATCTTGAGACACCGGCACAGCTAGAAACACTGGCCAAATTCGAGCCACTGGCGGCCATCCATTTCCCACATTTGCTTGGTTTCAGAAACACACCTAAAAGAATGTACAGATTCTTCAATAGAAGAAAGTTGGCAGAGGAGATGGGTGAAGCTACAGCGGCGGTTGTATTTGCTCAAACACGACAATTCAAACCGCATGAGGACCAAGATCTGTTAAAACACGAAGAAAACGAGTGGCCTGCTCAGTGGAAGGCCAAGGGATTAGAAACCGGTTCTGAGTGGATGTGGGATTTCGCAGTTGACGAGCGAATTGGCAACAAACTGTCAGTCTACGAGTTCCGCGATAACAACACCACCTCTGACGAGTTTTCCAGCGATTAAACCTCCCTGCTCACCACccgaagcccgactcgagcgaagcgagaagagcaacaggtctggggcagcgccccagccgccggaggcagcacccatCCCCCCATCAAGGACCATCTAATGTAATATATCCGTGAGAATAAAACCGGCAACCTTGTACATAGAAATATCAATTATACAGAGATGATTAGATGCGAGtcataaaatatataaatgcaaaaagaacaagtcATTAAAAcacttttgttttcttgttgaagatcTGGTCGATTTCGTCGTCGAGCTGACGTTTGTTTTCACCAGCTGGTTTAGTAGGGTTCGACGATGATTTTTTGGACTTGTGTTTGGATGCGATTGGCGACCCTGGCACTGGAGATGCACTTGTAGGAGTAGGAGCAAGTGCCAGTGGTAGAGCCGAGGGAGTAGCACGAACAGGCGATCGGGCAGGTGAAGGAGTAGGTCCTGTGTTGACGAGTTTCTTGGTCTTGTCTCGAAGTTTTTCTGTAGACTCGACATCTCGAGCCTTGGTCTTGGTTTTCAAGGGTTTGGCTGTGGGAGCCGTCTGTTTAATACGAGTCAGAcgtgaataaataagcaTGTATGCAGAGTTTTGACGGAGAACAGCCTTTTCCGACACCTTACGAACGCATTCATCGTCGTACTCGGCCCAGGTGTTGTTTGGTTGACGACACAGCGCGATGTAGTGACCGCTAGAAACAGTACGGCCTTCGTGGACAATCACGCTGACAAGACGGTATTTAATAGGTTCTCCAGAAACCGAGTACTTTGTGAGGTCCAAATCCAAGGGGTATTTCATTGTTTCCTTGAGCTTTTGTGAATGCGAGCCCTGGAACTTGAATCTCTTGATGTGCACGGTAAGATATTCAGGAGCGTCGTTTATACGACTGATTTTAATAGCCGATGTGAGGTTCTTGCACTTTTCACACTGGTATCCAGACTTGTTTTTAGCGTCTGGTTTGATTAGTTCAGGCGAGAAAAAGTCTTGAATCGATCCTTCAAGAGTGAATTTTGCTTTAGGAGCAGTTCCAGTAGTAGCTGAACCAGCTGATCCGTTGGTAGCAACAACGGCACTTGCACTAGTTACAGTATTTGACTGGATATTAGAATTGTTGTTAGTGGTTGATGTGTTGGAACCATTGGCATTACTAGTTTCTAGACCTTCTTTGGCGGCTTTATAAGCCTTTGCCTCGCGAGACGAAAACGATACAGGAAGGTCGTAGAAATCCTGATGTGTAGTAGATACATGGCCACATGTTTTACAAGTGACCTTCTGGTCGATATTTCCACCAAAGATCTCATGGATAATAGACGAGTTCAGTTTCTTGCCCTTTGGAACACTGTCTTCTTGGAGACGACTGATTAACGACATGAAATACTCGTGCGAGTCCTCTTGTTGCCATTCCGACATCATACAGTTGATATCAGGCAGTCTGCGAATGATCTTGATAGGATACACTTTACGCTTCTTACCTGGCTCATACAGTCTTTTCAGCAGACCCGCTAAATCACTGCTCACCGAGCTATTGGAAATGGTGTTTTTGTATCTTGACTGGGCAATATCCATCAAGTAATGAGCCATGGCTGGAACATGGAAAATAGCCTGCATAGCAGCATTCATATAGCACGTAACCGACCGGTTCTCCAGCCCGTTTGGAGCCATAGTGAGACTTCTCCACGATTTCACGATATGCGAATTCGACCGCGATCCTTTATCGGTAGTAGACTCGTTAATATCATAAAACAGTCTCATTGGCGAGATAGCTGATGACGACTCGGACGATGATTCACTCTTAGAATCAGTTGTGTTAGCAGTACCAGCTGCACCAGCAGTATTATTCCCactggttttgtttgttgctAACGCCAATGGACTAACTCTTGATCCCAGTGCTAACTTCGACACTTCGCTATCGCTTTGCTCTCCATTCTCTAAACCACTggcatcttcatcgtcaccaTCAGTCTCATCACTCTCATCACTATCACTACTTCCTtcactattattatcatcttcgtcatcatccacGTCATCACCACCTTCATCCGACCCACTTGAGAAATCgccatcttcgtcttcatcctGATCATCTTCAGCGTCAAAATATTTGAGCTGACCAACATTCaactcatcatcatcgctCTCAGTATCACTATCAGGACTCGAAAGGGGGGTTAATACACCCTTTCCGACCTTATGACGGAGATTATTTTCGTCTTCTGAGCTTTGAGGAGTACTAACAGTCGTAGACGAACCCGAATCGTCTTCATTTTCAGTggtttcttcctcatcttcgtccGAGCTCTCGGAGTCATGGTCGTCTTTAGACGGCTTAATAAGCACATAACTGGCCGGTTTGGCAGCACTTGTCTCTGGTTTTCTGGCCGGCACATAATCCAGATGCGAACTAAGAATCTGTTCAGCCATAGCACTATCCCGTGCAGTCAGCGAACTGATATCGaccattttttatttttcaagtCTGGCGTACACCCCTGTTGACCTCTGTTTATCGAGCCAAAAACTAGTACCACGCGTGGGTCCCGACGGCAGCACAGATGAGTCGGGCCAATTTCCCCTTAGCAAAAAACtaaaagaagagcaaaaataaacctGTTCCAGGACGTAATCAAAAACCCTGGCTCTGCTGCTCGGTTCCTAACGGCCTCCAACGTCtggaatattttttttttattccaccgaatattttttacttttttttttcctaaTCGATCTGATCAATACAGTTCTCTGCAGATTGCATCTGTCCATCTGCGTGGGGCTGGCGTCAGCCGCACAGGGTCTTCTCAGGGGTGgtttacccctgagacgCCGGTtcgggggtgtgcctccggcggaCATACGGccccgacgaaacgactcgagcaaagcgagaggagcagcggggtctggggcagagccccagccgccggaggcaggctgTTGACGGTATCTaaaccaataaaatatatattaactAGGCTcaatgcttcttctttttcatcttcttttggATTCTGTTCAATGCACGTTGTTCCTTTTTGAGGGTTCCGTCGACCATCTTGTATTTGCCCTTGACGCCCTTGGGTCGGCCTTGTAGACCTCTGTTGGCACCCTTGGCAGCAATGACTGTCACCTTGGGTTTGTCCGACTTCTTTTTGGTCAGCTTGCGCATGAGTTTGGCGATATCTTCGGACTTTTCCTTTTCGGATTTGGAATCGTCTTCGTTGATAAGATCGGTCTTCTTGCGGATCTTCTCCAGCTTCTGATGGGCCTTATATTTCTTACGAGCTTGTGCTTCAGCGACCTTTTTAATGGGTCTGGCGTTCATGGCCTTTAGTTTCTCTTTGATAGCCTCGGCTGCTTCTTTAGTAATAGGCTTTTGAAGTTTGCTGTGTTTGGATTCGTCATCCAGGAACCAGTCAGGTAGTCCATCCTTATCTCGGAAGGTGTATCTGTTATATCCTTCGTCGATAAGCGAATGCTTCGACTTCTGTCCAAGCGCCAATTGGTGTGCCAGGGTCATGGCTTGAGCTGTCACAATATCCACATATGGCTCCTCACGCTTGTCTTTCTC
This is a stretch of genomic DNA from Sugiyamaella lignohabitans strain CBS 10342 chromosome C, complete sequence. It encodes these proteins:
- the SHM1 gene encoding glycine hydroxymethyltransferase SHM1 (Mitochondrial serine hydroxymethyltransferase; converts serine to glycine plus 5,10 methylenetetrahydrofolate; involved in generating precursors for purine, pyrimidine, amino acid, and lipid biosynthesis; reverse reaction generates serine; GO_component: GO:0005739 - mitochondrion [Evidence IEA,IEA]; GO_component: GO:0005739 - mitochondrion [Evidence IDA] [PMID 14576278]; GO_component: GO:0005739 - mitochondrion [Evidence IDA] [PMID 16823961]; GO_component: GO:0005739 - mitochondrion [Evidence IMP] [PMID 6271]; GO_component: GO:0005739 - mitochondrion [Evidence IMP] [PMID 9398220]; GO_function: GO:0003824 - catalytic activity [Evidence IEA]; GO_function: GO:0004372 - glycine hydroxymethyltransferase activity [Evidence IEA,IEA]; GO_function: GO:0004372 - glycine hydroxymethyltransferase activity [Evidence IMP] [PMID 1100397]; GO_function: GO:0030170 - pyridoxal phosphate binding [Evidence IEA]; GO_function: GO:0016740 - transferase activity [Evidence IEA]; GO_process: GO:0006563 - L-serine metabolic process [Evidence IEA]; GO_process: GO:0006544 - glycine metabolic process [Evidence IEA]; GO_process: GO:0006730 - one-carbon metabolic process [Evidence IEA]; GO_process: GO:0006730 - one-carbon metabolic process [Evidence IMP] [PMID 1100397]; GO_process: GO:0006730 - one-carbon metabolic process [Evidence IGI] [PMID 9398220]; GO_process: GO:0009070 - serine family amino acid biosynthetic process [Evidence IGI] [PMID 9398220]; GO_process: GO:0035999 - tetrahydrofolate interconversion [Evidence IEA]), with protein sequence MDVLGSEMQNKYSEGYPGARYYGGNQFIDQGESLCQKRALEAFGLSSDKWGVNVQALSGAPANLYAYSAIAEVGDRIMGLDLPHGGHLSHGYQTPTKKISMISKYFQTMPYRLDESTGLIDYDTLAKTAQLFRPKIIVAGASAYSRNIDYKRFREIADSVGAYLLADMAHTSGLVAAGVAVSPFEYADIVTTTSHKSLRGPRGAIIFFRKGVRSTDKKGKETLYDLESKINFSVFPGHQGGPHNHTITALAVALGQAVTPEFKKYQENVVENAKVFASALQKLNYKLVSDGTDNHLILVDLKPNKIDGARVETILELVNIAANKNTVPGDKSALVPGGIRVGTPAMTTRGFTTADFEKVASYIDRAVKIAVSIKEDAASKGLKQKVAEFRAAAETLPEVEQLKNEVTEWALTFPVPGDL